In Agrobacterium tumefaciens, a single genomic region encodes these proteins:
- a CDS encoding ArsR/SmtB family transcription factor — protein MKDGPLIANVAALIGDPARANILTALMDGRALTASELAEAAGVTLQTASGHLAKLSEAQLLKAEKQGRHRYFRLSGEDVAHVLEALMGLAQRTGAVRVRTGPKDKALREARICYDHLAGESGVALLAAIIAKGLVTSGDDPALTDDGRDFFSSFGIDLSPLEKARRPVCLHCLDWSERRHHLGGGLGASLLEAMQQRDWLRRGNGRVLTFTAKGEKAFNSTFSCAPA, from the coding sequence ATGAAGGATGGACCTCTTATCGCCAATGTCGCCGCCCTGATCGGTGACCCTGCCCGCGCCAACATATTGACGGCGCTGATGGATGGGCGTGCGCTGACGGCGAGCGAGCTTGCAGAGGCCGCCGGCGTGACCCTGCAGACTGCCAGCGGGCATCTTGCCAAGCTCTCAGAGGCACAATTGCTGAAGGCTGAGAAACAGGGCCGGCATCGTTATTTTCGTCTCTCCGGCGAAGATGTGGCGCATGTTCTGGAAGCCTTGATGGGGCTTGCACAACGCACGGGCGCGGTCCGCGTCCGCACCGGGCCGAAGGACAAGGCGCTGCGTGAAGCGCGCATCTGTTACGACCATCTGGCCGGGGAAAGCGGTGTGGCGCTGCTTGCCGCCATTATCGCCAAGGGACTGGTGACATCAGGTGACGATCCAGCGCTGACGGATGACGGGCGCGATTTCTTCTCGAGCTTCGGCATCGACCTTTCGCCGCTGGAAAAGGCCCGCCGCCCGGTTTGCCTGCATTGTCTGGACTGGAGCGAACGCCGCCACCACCTCGGCGGCGGGCTTGGCGCCTCGCTGCTGGAAGCCATGCAGCAGCGCGACTGGCTGCGGCGCGGAAACGGTCGCGTGCTGACCTTCACCGCAAAGGGCGAAAAGGCGTTTAACAGCACCTTCAGCTGCGCACCCGCCTGA
- a CDS encoding NIPSNAP family protein: MLTCFIRYEIDPFKVDTFDRYARNWGEAIPRCGADLIGYYAPKEGSSTIAYGVYNIENLAAYEAYRARLAADPAGRENYEFARREQFIRREDRLFLRPASTPGTGGGQ; this comes from the coding sequence ATGTTGACCTGTTTCATCCGCTACGAAATCGACCCTTTCAAGGTCGATACCTTCGATCGATATGCCCGCAACTGGGGCGAGGCGATCCCGCGCTGCGGGGCTGATCTCATCGGTTATTACGCGCCAAAGGAGGGATCGAGCACGATTGCCTATGGTGTCTACAACATTGAAAATCTCGCCGCTTACGAAGCCTATAGGGCGCGGCTTGCCGCCGACCCGGCGGGGCGGGAAAATTATGAATTCGCCCGCCGTGAACAATTCATCCGCCGCGAGGACCGGCTGTTCCTGCGCCCTGCCTCCACTCCGGGTACGGGAGGCGGGCAATGA
- the aroQ gene encoding type II 3-dehydroquinate dehydratase, which produces MSNIIIVINGPNLNMLGKREPGIYGGKTLKDIENDCVTAGADLGFSVEFRQSNHEGVLVDWLHEAGERAAGVVINPGAYSHTSIALHDAIRAISTPVVEVHISNIHAREEFRHKSMVSPAAKGMICGFGPYGYVMALHALKNITA; this is translated from the coding sequence ATGAGCAATATCATCATCGTCATCAACGGCCCCAATCTCAACATGCTGGGAAAACGGGAACCGGGTATCTACGGTGGCAAAACGCTGAAAGACATAGAAAACGATTGTGTGACCGCCGGAGCCGATCTCGGTTTTTCGGTGGAATTTCGCCAATCCAACCACGAGGGCGTGCTTGTGGACTGGCTGCATGAGGCCGGCGAGCGGGCGGCGGGTGTCGTCATCAACCCCGGCGCTTACAGCCACACCTCCATCGCCCTGCACGACGCCATTCGCGCAATTTCGACTCCGGTCGTGGAAGTGCACATCTCCAATATCCATGCACGGGAAGAATTCCGCCACAAATCAATGGTCTCGCCCGCCGCCAAGGGCATGATCTGCGGTTTCGGACCATATGGATACGTCATGGCGCTTCATGCGCTGAAGAACATCACGGCATAA
- a CDS encoding DsbA family protein has product MAHFLRSTLLASVTALSTVFASLPAHALDEQQKKEMGEFIKQYLIENPEIMLEVQDALERKQYASRNAKAAEAVADNKKAIFESKYDMALGNPDADVTLVEFFDYNCGYCKRAMGDMDNILKGDKKVRVVLKEFPILGPESVAAHRVSNAVKLLAPAKYAEFQRTLLGGRGRANEDSAMEVATSLGLKEADIRKSMAENPNDAQVQETYKLATSLGITGTPSYIVGDEAVFGAVGADPLKEKIANMRSCGKATCS; this is encoded by the coding sequence ATGGCGCATTTTCTCCGTTCCACCCTTCTCGCCAGCGTGACGGCCCTTTCGACGGTATTCGCCTCCCTGCCCGCGCATGCGCTCGATGAGCAGCAGAAGAAGGAAATGGGCGAGTTCATCAAGCAGTATCTGATCGAGAACCCGGAAATCATGCTCGAGGTTCAGGATGCGCTTGAACGCAAGCAATATGCCTCGCGCAACGCCAAGGCCGCGGAAGCGGTTGCCGACAACAAGAAGGCCATCTTCGAATCGAAATACGACATGGCGCTCGGCAATCCCGACGCCGACGTCACACTGGTCGAGTTTTTCGACTATAATTGCGGTTATTGCAAACGCGCCATGGGTGACATGGACAATATCCTGAAGGGCGACAAGAAGGTCCGCGTCGTCCTCAAGGAGTTTCCGATCCTCGGGCCGGAATCGGTTGCCGCACACCGCGTCTCCAACGCCGTGAAGCTTTTGGCGCCTGCCAAATATGCCGAATTCCAGCGCACACTGCTTGGCGGCCGTGGACGGGCCAATGAGGACAGCGCCATGGAAGTCGCAACCTCGCTGGGCCTCAAGGAAGCCGATATCCGCAAATCGATGGCGGAAAACCCCAATGACGCGCAGGTGCAGGAGACCTACAAGCTTGCAACCAGCCTCGGCATCACCGGAACGCCCTCCTATATCGTTGGCGACGAGGCGGTTTTCGGTGCTGTCGGTGCGGACCCGCTGAAGGAAAAAATCGCCAATATGCGCAGCTGCGGTAAAGCCACCTGCTCGTGA
- the accB gene encoding acetyl-CoA carboxylase biotin carboxyl carrier protein yields the protein MSEKKQGIDKELIRELANILNDTDLSEIEVEQEDLRIRVSRAAPVPATVYAAAPAAYAPAPAAAAPAAVAAVAAPAAPAAPARNPANTVSSPMVGTVYLSPAPGARPFIEVGATVKEGQTILIVEAMKTMNQIPAPKSGKIVEIIVNDAQPVEYGEALVVIE from the coding sequence ATGTCTGAAAAGAAACAGGGTATCGACAAGGAACTGATCCGCGAACTCGCGAATATCCTCAATGATACCGACCTTTCGGAAATCGAAGTGGAGCAGGAAGACCTACGTATCCGCGTTTCCCGCGCGGCTCCCGTTCCCGCCACGGTCTATGCCGCAGCACCCGCCGCTTATGCGCCCGCACCGGCAGCAGCGGCACCTGCTGCCGTGGCGGCAGTTGCTGCCCCGGCCGCACCTGCAGCACCGGCCCGCAACCCGGCCAACACCGTATCTTCGCCGATGGTCGGCACGGTCTATCTCTCGCCTGCCCCGGGCGCACGCCCCTTCATCGAAGTGGGCGCGACCGTCAAGGAAGGCCAGACCATCCTCATCGTCGAGGCCATGAAGACCATGAACCAGATTCCGGCCCCCAAGTCCGGCAAGATCGTGGAAATCATCGTCAACGACGCGCAGCCCGTGGAGTATGGTGAAGCTCTCGTGGTCATCGAATAA
- a CDS encoding pyridoxal phosphate-dependent aminotransferase, producing MITMSKRSAVEPFHAMDILAEANRRRQAGRPVISMAVGQPSHPAPKASLAAAEAALKHGRIGYTDALGLRELREAIAGHYRLRHQVAIDPARIAVTTGSSAAFNLAFLSLFDAGDHVAIARPGYPAYRNILKALGLNVVEVPVTAETGYTLTPASLERAETKAGCKLKGVLLASPANPTGTVTGREALKRLASYCESRDMAFISDEIYHGLTFVGEETSALEITDNAVVINSFSKYYCMTGWRIGWMVLPENLVRPVECLAQSLYISPPELSQLAATAAFSAAEELDVYRESYRTNRDFLMARLPEIGLPLASPMDGAFYAYVDTSRFSNDSMDFAKRMLAEIDVAATPGMDFDPEEGHRALRISYAGSVSDIAEAVGRIAGWLK from the coding sequence TTGATTACGATGTCGAAGCGGAGCGCAGTCGAACCCTTTCACGCCATGGACATCCTGGCGGAAGCGAACAGGCGCAGGCAGGCGGGACGCCCCGTCATTTCCATGGCGGTCGGCCAGCCTTCCCACCCCGCACCGAAAGCCTCGCTGGCAGCGGCTGAGGCCGCGCTGAAACACGGGCGCATCGGATATACCGACGCGCTCGGCCTCCGCGAATTGCGCGAGGCGATCGCCGGCCATTACCGGCTGCGCCATCAGGTCGCCATCGATCCGGCCCGCATCGCCGTCACCACCGGTTCGTCAGCCGCCTTCAATCTTGCCTTCCTCAGCCTGTTCGATGCCGGCGACCATGTTGCCATCGCAAGGCCCGGTTACCCGGCCTATCGCAATATCCTGAAAGCGCTCGGCCTTAATGTCGTGGAAGTGCCGGTCACGGCCGAAACCGGCTATACGCTGACACCGGCAAGTCTCGAACGCGCGGAAACGAAAGCCGGCTGCAAGCTGAAGGGCGTGCTTCTGGCAAGCCCGGCCAATCCGACCGGCACGGTGACCGGCCGCGAGGCGCTGAAGCGGCTGGCGAGCTATTGCGAAAGCCGCGACATGGCCTTCATTTCCGACGAAATCTATCACGGCCTGACCTTTGTCGGCGAGGAAACGAGCGCGCTCGAAATCACCGACAATGCTGTCGTCATCAATTCTTTCTCCAAATATTATTGCATGACCGGCTGGCGCATCGGCTGGATGGTGCTGCCCGAAAATCTCGTCCGTCCGGTCGAGTGCCTGGCCCAGAGCCTTTATATCTCCCCGCCCGAACTCTCGCAGCTTGCGGCGACCGCGGCCTTTTCGGCAGCGGAGGAGCTCGATGTTTACCGGGAAAGCTATCGCACCAACCGCGATTTCCTGATGGCGCGCCTGCCGGAAATCGGCCTGCCGCTCGCATCCCCGATGGATGGGGCTTTTTACGCCTATGTCGATACCAGCCGTTTTTCCAATGACAGCATGGATTTCGCCAAGCGCATGCTGGCGGAAATCGACGTGGCGGCGACGCCGGGCATGGATTTCGATCCCGAGGAGGGCCACAGGGCGCTGCGCATTTCCTATGCGGGTTCGGTATCGGATATTGCCGAGGCGGTGGGACGTATTGCCGGATGGCTGAAATAA